The proteins below are encoded in one region of Lactuca sativa cultivar Salinas chromosome 3, Lsat_Salinas_v11, whole genome shotgun sequence:
- the LOC111880267 gene encoding acyl-CoA-binding domain-containing protein 3 isoform X1: MELFQELVFTISFSLIVSLLIAKLFSMSSSCDDGTSTLSKSVEEKIEREWVVCDSEKEEKSGYFEDAVRVSEDVLFGYAEAEFLTEYVIDDPKSVGGVGESYVFDESPQRTESKEDAAYSVKSDEGNVVDPVLASDMGSSIQEACVKSIEAQQESSSSVDENYMFDESPQRAKSKQLSVYKSGEGNVVDPDTRSSKEEDTVKSIEEQQESSSPADVRYVFDETPQRTKSKDDAVYSVKSVFASDISSSTQEDCIKTIEEHHESSAIDVGEVKLEEREGVFDDDWQGIETTELERRFGAAVAFLGSKTDRLNLIDNEVKMQFYGLHRVAIEGPCFESQPMALKVSARANWNAWKRLKNLGREDAMEQYIALLSQHIPDWMGTHVCVRKSKIRY; encoded by the exons ATGGAGCTTTTTCAAGAATTAGTGTTTacaatctctttctctctcatagTTTCCTTGTTAATCGCAAAGCTGTTTTCAATGTCATCAAGTTGTGATGATGGGACTTCAACCTTATCGAAAAGTGTTGAAGAAAAGATCGAGAGAGAATGGGTTGTTTGTGATTCTGAGAAAGAGGAGAAATCTGGGTACTTTGAAGATGCAGTGAGAGTTAGCGAAGATGTTCTTTTCGGATATGCTGAAGCTGAATTCTTAACTGAGTATGTGATCGATGATCCAAAAAGTGTCGGTGGCGTCGGTGAGAGTTATGTGTTCGACGAAAGTCCTCAGAGAACCGAATCTAAAGAAGATGCTGCTTATTCGGTGAAAAGCGATGAGGGTAATGTGGTGGATCCTGTTTTGGCTAGTGATATGGGATCATCAATACAAGAAGCTTGTGTGAAATCCATTGAAGCACAACAGGAATCATCTTCCTCCGTTGACGAGAATTACATGTTCGACGAAAGTCCTCAGAGAGCCAAATCTAAACAACTTTCTGTTTATAAAAGTGGTGAGGGTAATGTGGTGGATCCTGATACGCGATCATCAAAAGAAGAAGACACTGTGAAGTCCATTGAAGAACAGCAAGAATCATCTAGTCCCGCTGATGTGCGCTATGTGTTCGACGAAACTCCTCAGAGAACCAAATCCAAAGACGACGCTGTTTATTCTGTGAAGTCTGTTTTCGCTAGCGACATCTCATCATCAACACAAGAAGATTGCATCAAAACTATTGAAGAACACCATGAATCATCCGCCATTGATGTTGGCGAAGTGAAGCTTGAGGAGAGAGAAGGGGTTTTCGACGATGATTGGCAGGGAATTGAGACAACAGAATTGGAAAGAAGATTCGGTGCTGCTGTTGCGTTTTTGGGATCCAAAACTGATAGGTTAAATTTGATTGATAATGAAGTGAAGATGCAGTTTTATGGGCTTCATCGAGTCGCCATTGAAGGACCTTGCTTTGAATCGCAACCCATGGCTCTCAAAGTCTCTGCTCGTGCCAACTG gAACGCATGGAAACGTTTAAAGAATTTAGGGAGAGAGGATGCAATGGAACAATACATTGCTCTTCTTTCTCAACACATTCCCGATTGGATGGGAACTCATGTTTGTGTAAGAAAATCTAAAATTCGTTActaa
- the LOC111880267 gene encoding acyl-CoA-binding domain-containing protein 3 isoform X2: MELFQELVFTISFSLIVSLLIAKLFSMSSSCDDGTSTLSKSVEEKIEREWVVCDSEKEEKSGYFEDAVRVSEDVLFGYAEAEFLTEYVIDDPKSVGGVGESYVFDESPQRTESKEDAAYSVKSDEGNVVDPVLASDMGSSIQEACVKSIEAQQESSSSVDENYMFDESPQRAKSKQLSVYKSGEGNVVDPDTRSSKEEDTVKSIEEQQESSSPADVRYVFDETPQRTKSKDDAVYSVKSVFASDISSSTQEDCIKTIEEHHESSAIDVGEVKLEEREGVFDDDWQGIETTELERRFGAAVAFLGSKTDRLNLIDNEVKMQFYGLHRVAIEGPCFESQPMALKVSARANWNAWKRLKNLGREDAMEQYIALLSQHIPDWMGTHVCEDDIVQ; encoded by the exons ATGGAGCTTTTTCAAGAATTAGTGTTTacaatctctttctctctcatagTTTCCTTGTTAATCGCAAAGCTGTTTTCAATGTCATCAAGTTGTGATGATGGGACTTCAACCTTATCGAAAAGTGTTGAAGAAAAGATCGAGAGAGAATGGGTTGTTTGTGATTCTGAGAAAGAGGAGAAATCTGGGTACTTTGAAGATGCAGTGAGAGTTAGCGAAGATGTTCTTTTCGGATATGCTGAAGCTGAATTCTTAACTGAGTATGTGATCGATGATCCAAAAAGTGTCGGTGGCGTCGGTGAGAGTTATGTGTTCGACGAAAGTCCTCAGAGAACCGAATCTAAAGAAGATGCTGCTTATTCGGTGAAAAGCGATGAGGGTAATGTGGTGGATCCTGTTTTGGCTAGTGATATGGGATCATCAATACAAGAAGCTTGTGTGAAATCCATTGAAGCACAACAGGAATCATCTTCCTCCGTTGACGAGAATTACATGTTCGACGAAAGTCCTCAGAGAGCCAAATCTAAACAACTTTCTGTTTATAAAAGTGGTGAGGGTAATGTGGTGGATCCTGATACGCGATCATCAAAAGAAGAAGACACTGTGAAGTCCATTGAAGAACAGCAAGAATCATCTAGTCCCGCTGATGTGCGCTATGTGTTCGACGAAACTCCTCAGAGAACCAAATCCAAAGACGACGCTGTTTATTCTGTGAAGTCTGTTTTCGCTAGCGACATCTCATCATCAACACAAGAAGATTGCATCAAAACTATTGAAGAACACCATGAATCATCCGCCATTGATGTTGGCGAAGTGAAGCTTGAGGAGAGAGAAGGGGTTTTCGACGATGATTGGCAGGGAATTGAGACAACAGAATTGGAAAGAAGATTCGGTGCTGCTGTTGCGTTTTTGGGATCCAAAACTGATAGGTTAAATTTGATTGATAATGAAGTGAAGATGCAGTTTTATGGGCTTCATCGAGTCGCCATTGAAGGACCTTGCTTTGAATCGCAACCCATGGCTCTCAAAGTCTCTGCTCGTGCCAACTG gAACGCATGGAAACGTTTAAAGAATTTAGGGAGAGAGGATGCAATGGAACAATACATTGCTCTTCTTTCTCAACACATTCCCGATTGGATGGGAACTCATGTTTGT GAAGATGATATTGTGCAATGA